Proteins from one Juglans microcarpa x Juglans regia isolate MS1-56 chromosome 1S, Jm3101_v1.0, whole genome shotgun sequence genomic window:
- the LOC121245794 gene encoding dof zinc finger protein DOF2.5-like: MDRTAQWPKEESFEKPMEGIINTRTSLLSAEKRAIRSPQEQLNCRRCNSTNTKFCYYNNYSLTQPRYLCKTCKRYWTEGGSIRNVPVGGCSRKNKKSAAASSKIPDFNPVLSLSQFSSQNLKAKEAQVLNLAFPTTDKKYQYGLSQGNSSSSASSAPVSAFELLRAGIASRGLNTYIPSPMLDTSTLYYYSSGGFHLQELKSTPGFSVDGLGSTGYEIQENSAKLLFPFGESKQISSTNEVEPSKGQVGISTGNWSHAMLNGGYW, translated from the exons ATGGATCGTACTGCTCAATGGCCAAAG GAAGAAAGCTTTGAAAAACCCATGGAAGGGATCATCAACACACGTACAAGTCTTTTGTCTGCAGAGAAAAGGGCAATAAGATCACCTCAGGAGCAATTGAATTGTCGGAGGTGCAACTCAACCAACACCAAGTTCTGTTACTACAACAACTACAGCCTCACTCAACCGAGATACTTGTGCAAGACTTGTAAAAGATACTGGACTGAAGGTGGATCTATCAGGAACGTTCCTGTTGGCGGATGTTCAAGAAAGAACAAGAAATCTGCAGCAGCTTCATCAAAGATCCCTGATTTTAATCCGGTACTTAGCCTCTcacaattttcatctcaaaaccTTAAGGCCAAGGAAGCCCAAGTTCTTAATCTGGCTTTCCCAACTACtgacaaaaaatatcaatatggTTTGTCCCAAGGAAACTCTAGTAGTTCTGCTTCCTCTGCTCCTGTTTCAGCTTTTGAGCTGCTAAGGGCTGGAATTGCTTCGAGGGGTTTGAATACTTATATCCCATCACCTATGCTGGATACAAGTACGTTGTACTACTACTCATCTGGAGGCTTCCATTTACAAGAACTCAAATCAACCCCAGGTTTCTCTGTTGATGGTCTTGGAAGTACTGGGTATGAAATTCAAGAGAATAGTGCAAAGCTTTTGTTTCCTTTCGGAGAATCAaagcagatttcaagcacaaaTGAAGTGGAACCGAGCAAGGGACAAGTTGGGATTTCGACTGGAAATTGGAGTCATGCAATGTTAAACGGAGGATATTGGTAA
- the LOC121247120 gene encoding ORM1-like protein 2, with product MANLYVTAVQPTDLNRNTEWFMYPGVWTTYILILFFSWLLVLSIFGCAPGMAWTIVNLAHFAVTYHFFHWKKGTPFAEDQGIYNRLTWWEQIDDGKQLTRNRKFLTVVPVVLYLIASHTTDYQHPMLFFNTLAVIVLVIAKFPNMHKVRIFGINADK from the exons ATGGCGAATCTGTACGTGACGGCGGTGCAGCCGACGGATCTGAATAGGAACACAGAGTGGTTCATGTACCCAGGGGTATGGACCACCTACATCcttattcttttcttctcttggCTGCTTGTCCTCTCTATCTTTGGCTGCGCTCCTGGGATGGCCTGGACCATTGTTAATCTCGCCCACTTTGCT GTTACTTATCACTTCTTCCACTGGAAGAAAGGAACTCCATTTGCTGAAGACCAGGGTATCTACAATAGGTTGACTTGGTGGGAGCAAATAGATGATGGAAAGCAGCTCACGCGCAACAGAAAGTTCTTAACTGTTGTTCCTGTTGTGCT GTACTTGATAGCCTCACACACGACTGACTACCAGCACCCTATGCTCTTCTTTAATACCCTGGCAGTGATCGTCCTGGTTATTGCCAAGTTCCCCAATATGCACAAGGTCCGGATTTTTGGAATCAATGCAGATAAGTGA